In a genomic window of Myxococcus fulvus:
- a CDS encoding DUF5916 domain-containing protein, which produces MVALVDRRGARAHRASAWLLLLLLTWGPLALAQVPTVVVEGRHLQASRVDKGPALDGVLDDDVWRQATFTSDFLQKEPVQGTPASVKTEVAFVYDADALYVGARMSSLGPEDIETVMTRRDESGSAERLIISLDTYRDRRTAYSFAVTAAGVRVDWYHPDDHEYVVDLSFNPVWEARTTRTADGWVAELRIPFSQLRFDAANEQVWGLNIQRVIPRRNEDDFWVVVPRDITGWSSRFGALSGLRGVAPSRRIELLPYVTGDWRLDSGANPREGTPFEDRRAYSARVGVDGKVGLGPNLNLDVTVNPDFGQIDADPAQVNLTDFEVVVDERRPFFTEGSQLFNNNNTNNNGPAYFYSRRIGAAPRLRASADYVEPSRATPIWGAAKLTGRLSSGLSLGVLGALTGEGYADTYDFASQEQGRVKVDSRTGFGVLRAQQELGKGSTVGATLTTVHRDIGEGEGRTGELAREAYTGGADFRLRLRDGEYIVSGFAGGSLVRGDPAAILRLQRSSARYFQRPDQTYVRLDPESRSMSGYTVGAKVVRQSGEHWLWNGSVGVESPGFELNELGRLSTTDDVDLNLGLYYRETNPGTFLRGYKLGLLTYGNWNHGGTRTVNQFMFSGEVTFPNFWEASLLVTYYPRAYSDQLTRGGPLMQTPQGLEAGLILNNNASGTNLWEVDALAWTYEDGSGGGTLTGSVTVQPLRNLRLSVEPVGSLYTEARQYMATLDGGREETYARRYVFGAVRRRELALRLRANLFITPDLSLEAYAEPFASSGVFSAPGELARARGRQLRRYGQDGTSLSRGEGGDWDVTDGASGFQLANQDFNVRSFRSNVVLRWEWRPGSTLYAVWQQDRSADSLGGNALAPKALGDALLSPGGHTFALKLSWWFPAG; this is translated from the coding sequence GTGGTGGCCCTCGTCGACAGGCGCGGCGCGCGCGCGCACCGGGCATCCGCCTGGCTCCTCCTCCTGCTGCTGACGTGGGGGCCGCTGGCCCTCGCGCAGGTGCCCACCGTGGTGGTGGAGGGGCGGCACCTCCAGGCGAGCCGGGTGGACAAGGGCCCGGCGCTGGACGGCGTGCTGGATGACGACGTGTGGAGGCAGGCCACCTTCACCAGCGACTTCCTCCAGAAGGAGCCCGTGCAGGGCACGCCCGCCTCGGTGAAGACCGAGGTCGCCTTCGTGTACGACGCGGACGCGCTCTACGTGGGCGCGCGCATGTCCAGCCTGGGTCCGGAGGACATCGAGACGGTGATGACCCGGCGGGACGAGAGCGGCTCGGCCGAGCGGCTCATCATCTCCCTGGACACGTACCGCGACAGGCGCACGGCCTACAGCTTCGCCGTCACCGCGGCCGGGGTGCGGGTGGACTGGTACCACCCGGATGACCACGAGTACGTCGTCGACCTGTCCTTCAACCCGGTGTGGGAGGCGCGCACCACGCGGACGGCGGACGGGTGGGTGGCGGAGCTGCGCATCCCGTTCTCGCAGCTGCGCTTCGACGCGGCCAACGAGCAGGTGTGGGGCCTCAACATCCAGCGCGTCATCCCGCGTCGCAACGAGGACGACTTCTGGGTGGTGGTGCCGCGCGACATCACCGGCTGGTCCTCGCGCTTCGGCGCGCTGTCGGGCCTGCGAGGCGTGGCCCCCTCGCGTCGCATCGAGCTGTTGCCGTACGTGACGGGGGACTGGCGCCTGGACTCCGGCGCCAATCCGCGCGAGGGCACGCCCTTCGAGGACCGGCGCGCGTACTCGGCGCGCGTGGGCGTGGACGGCAAGGTGGGGCTGGGGCCCAACCTGAACCTGGACGTGACGGTGAACCCGGACTTCGGGCAGATCGACGCGGACCCGGCCCAGGTGAACCTCACGGACTTCGAGGTGGTGGTCGACGAGCGGCGGCCCTTCTTCACCGAGGGCAGCCAGCTGTTCAACAACAACAACACGAACAACAACGGGCCCGCCTACTTCTACTCGCGGCGCATCGGCGCGGCGCCCCGGCTGCGCGCCAGCGCGGACTACGTGGAGCCGTCGCGGGCGACGCCCATCTGGGGCGCGGCGAAGCTCACCGGGCGCCTGTCGTCGGGGTTGTCGCTGGGCGTGCTCGGGGCCCTCACGGGGGAAGGCTACGCGGACACGTACGACTTCGCGTCCCAGGAGCAGGGGCGCGTGAAGGTGGACTCGCGCACGGGCTTCGGCGTGCTGCGCGCGCAGCAGGAGCTGGGCAAGGGCTCGACGGTGGGCGCCACGCTCACCACCGTCCACCGCGACATCGGCGAGGGCGAGGGGCGCACGGGGGAGCTGGCGCGCGAGGCGTACACGGGCGGCGCGGACTTCCGGCTGCGGCTGCGCGACGGCGAGTACATCGTCTCCGGCTTCGCGGGCGGCAGCCTGGTGCGAGGAGACCCCGCGGCCATCCTCCGGCTGCAGCGCTCCAGCGCGCGCTACTTCCAGCGGCCGGACCAGACCTACGTCCGGTTGGACCCGGAGTCCCGCTCGATGTCGGGCTACACCGTGGGCGCGAAGGTGGTGCGCCAGAGCGGCGAGCACTGGCTGTGGAACGGCAGCGTGGGCGTGGAGTCCCCGGGCTTCGAGCTCAACGAGCTGGGCCGGCTGAGCACCACGGACGACGTGGACCTGAACCTGGGGCTGTACTACCGCGAGACGAACCCGGGCACCTTCCTGCGCGGCTACAAGCTGGGCCTCTTGACGTACGGCAACTGGAACCACGGCGGCACGCGCACGGTGAACCAGTTCATGTTCAGCGGGGAGGTGACGTTCCCCAACTTCTGGGAGGCGAGCCTGCTCGTCACCTACTACCCGCGCGCCTACTCGGACCAGCTCACGCGCGGCGGTCCGCTGATGCAGACGCCCCAGGGACTGGAGGCGGGCCTCATCCTGAACAACAACGCCTCCGGGACGAACCTGTGGGAGGTGGACGCGCTGGCGTGGACGTACGAGGACGGCAGCGGCGGAGGCACGTTGACGGGCTCGGTCACCGTGCAGCCCCTGCGCAACCTGCGCCTGTCGGTGGAGCCCGTGGGCTCGCTCTACACGGAGGCCCGTCAGTACATGGCCACGCTGGACGGTGGCCGGGAGGAGACGTATGCGCGGCGCTACGTCTTCGGCGCGGTGCGACGCCGCGAGCTGGCGCTGCGCTTGCGCGCCAACCTCTTCATCACCCCGGACCTGAGCCTGGAGGCCTACGCGGAGCCGTTCGCGTCCAGCGGTGTCTTCAGCGCGCCCGGTGAGCTGGCCCGCGCGCGCGGACGCCAGCTGCGCAGGTACGGCCAGGACGGCACGTCGCTGTCGCGAGGGGAGGGCGGAGACTGGGACGTGACGGACGGCGCGAGCGGCTTCCAGCTGGCCAACCAGGACTTCAACGTCCGCTCCTTCCGCAGCAACGTGGTGCTGCGCTGGGAGTGGCGACCGGGCAGCACGCTCTACGCGGTGTGGCAGCAGGACCGCTCCGCCGACTCGCTCGGGGGCAACGCGCTGGCGCCCAAGGCGCTGGGCGACGCGCTCTTGAGCCCGGGGGGACACACCTTCGCGCTCAAGCTGTCGTGGTGGTTCCCCGCGGGCTGA
- a CDS encoding MFS transporter, with protein MFAVLRHRDFALIWCGQLVSGLGDWLRNMALLFWVFSVTGGESPVATAAITVATTAPALLLGLTAGTLADRWERRSVMVFCDAARCVLSLLQLVAVAKQSLPLAYAVAFCSSAVEQLYDPARVALIRSTVPREDLVAASSLRQATTSAIMILGMALGTGIYFVLGPWVSFALDSASFLVAMCINLAIRARCVSAPSAQGTSVLREAKEGLAYVRGSVFVRSLLGLGALAMAASGLIEVVQLYLVTRELGLPEDRLAWLGTTLGVSMFAGFAVAGGLHRRLRLEWLPGLGLGVCGLGVLLMAVAPSLAVAMGGMVFIGLGNVLLNVGLGPLMQTHVELGLLGRVMGVFRSVSTACLLLGASSAGYLIDLVDTRRITGLAGIILMVAALVAGTRLARAVTALRAAPRVEPPRAAVSVE; from the coding sequence ATCTTCGCGGTCCTGAGACATCGTGACTTCGCGCTCATCTGGTGTGGCCAGCTGGTCTCCGGACTCGGGGACTGGCTGCGCAACATGGCGCTCCTGTTCTGGGTCTTCTCCGTCACCGGGGGCGAGTCCCCCGTGGCCACGGCGGCCATCACCGTGGCGACGACGGCGCCCGCGCTCCTCTTGGGGCTGACGGCGGGGACGCTGGCGGACCGGTGGGAGCGGCGCAGCGTCATGGTGTTCTGTGACGCCGCCCGGTGCGTGCTGAGCCTGCTGCAGCTGGTGGCGGTGGCGAAGCAGAGCCTGCCGCTCGCGTACGCGGTGGCCTTCTGCTCCAGCGCGGTGGAGCAGCTGTATGACCCGGCGCGGGTGGCGTTGATCCGCTCCACGGTGCCGCGCGAGGACCTGGTGGCGGCCAGCTCGCTCAGGCAGGCGACGACGAGCGCCATCATGATCCTGGGCATGGCGCTGGGCACGGGCATCTACTTCGTGCTGGGGCCGTGGGTGAGCTTCGCGCTCGACTCGGCGTCCTTCCTGGTGGCCATGTGCATCAACCTGGCCATCCGCGCGCGCTGCGTGAGCGCGCCGTCCGCGCAAGGCACGTCCGTGCTGCGCGAGGCGAAGGAGGGGCTCGCGTACGTCCGGGGCAGCGTGTTCGTGCGCAGCCTGTTGGGGCTGGGCGCGCTGGCGATGGCGGCCTCGGGGCTCATCGAGGTGGTGCAGCTCTACCTGGTGACGCGGGAGCTGGGGCTGCCCGAGGACCGGCTGGCGTGGCTGGGCACGACGCTGGGCGTGTCCATGTTCGCGGGCTTCGCCGTGGCGGGTGGCCTGCACCGGCGGCTGCGGCTGGAGTGGCTGCCGGGGCTGGGGCTGGGCGTGTGCGGCCTGGGCGTGCTGCTGATGGCGGTGGCGCCGTCGCTGGCGGTGGCCATGGGCGGCATGGTGTTCATCGGCCTGGGCAACGTGCTGCTCAACGTGGGCCTGGGGCCGCTGATGCAGACGCACGTGGAGCTGGGGCTGCTGGGCCGGGTGATGGGCGTCTTCCGCTCCGTGAGCACCGCGTGCCTGCTCTTGGGCGCGAGCAGCGCGGGCTACCTCATCGACCTGGTGGACACGCGGCGAATCACGGGGCTGGCGGGCATCATCCTGATGGTGGCGGCGCTCGTGGCGGGCACCCGACTGGCCCGCGCCGTCACCGCCCTGCGCGCGGCGCCCCGGGTGGAGCCTCCTCGCGCGGCCGTCAGCGTGGAGTGA
- a CDS encoding toll/interleukin-1 receptor domain-containing protein, with protein sequence MTRPRIFISHSGTEPSAVQLRKTLAQRLRDDGYRVLVDEDELKIGEHWRPTINAWIGGCDAAVLLVSSAALESKFVAYETSLLSYRHGSEQGRFMLIPVFLPPVTMQDVNNSPLEPARIADRQAIYGNLTQEQIIERVLQNLKDHEPNTSFSERHAKRLGGLLEKVDTVDLETVAGKVGTALAPWTPGVHLPMRVALGLMAAGLDGATAGVRVFRSRLQGTSSVEVVMTLIATSFVDCRSVAEIGKVGKQPGQPFLLALNGSNSRTAGLYVVSGCDHLPVNDSWRVVQADGVMGSAGLEDLKSLVRSVLAHRFNVPPEEVDETVRSITDEGEPVFVALSLSAEAVTTDMLDALRSEFPTLSLFLMTGRESLSEELARQAGITLLHPPLEPDIEQPFWVLYDKKLKYLKIP encoded by the coding sequence ATGACCCGCCCGCGGATCTTCATCAGCCACTCTGGGACGGAGCCGTCGGCTGTACAGCTGCGGAAGACGCTCGCCCAGCGGCTGAGGGATGACGGATATCGGGTCCTGGTGGACGAGGACGAGCTGAAGATCGGCGAACACTGGCGTCCCACGATCAACGCCTGGATCGGGGGCTGCGATGCGGCCGTGCTGCTGGTGTCGTCAGCCGCCCTGGAATCGAAGTTCGTCGCCTACGAGACGAGCCTGCTGTCCTACCGGCATGGCAGCGAGCAGGGCCGGTTCATGCTCATCCCCGTCTTTCTGCCTCCGGTGACGATGCAGGATGTCAACAACAGTCCGCTCGAACCCGCGCGCATCGCGGACAGGCAGGCCATCTATGGGAACCTGACCCAGGAGCAGATCATTGAGCGGGTCCTTCAGAACCTGAAGGACCACGAGCCCAACACGTCTTTCTCGGAGCGGCACGCCAAGCGCCTGGGAGGACTGCTCGAGAAGGTGGACACTGTCGATCTCGAAACAGTCGCTGGCAAGGTGGGCACGGCGCTGGCTCCCTGGACGCCCGGAGTGCATCTTCCGATGAGGGTCGCGTTGGGCCTCATGGCCGCAGGATTGGACGGCGCGACCGCAGGGGTCCGGGTGTTCCGCTCGCGCCTACAGGGGACGTCTTCCGTTGAGGTTGTGATGACGCTCATCGCCACTTCCTTTGTGGATTGCCGCTCCGTCGCCGAGATTGGCAAGGTGGGGAAGCAGCCAGGCCAGCCCTTTCTGCTGGCGCTCAATGGGAGCAATTCCCGGACCGCCGGGTTGTATGTCGTGAGTGGGTGCGATCACCTTCCCGTGAACGACTCGTGGCGCGTGGTGCAGGCCGATGGAGTAATGGGCAGCGCTGGCCTCGAGGATTTGAAGTCGCTCGTGCGTTCCGTGCTTGCGCACAGGTTCAATGTCCCTCCCGAGGAAGTCGACGAGACCGTCCGCAGCATCACTGATGAGGGTGAGCCCGTCTTCGTGGCCCTCTCGCTGTCAGCAGAAGCAGTCACCACCGACATGTTGGACGCCCTGCGGTCGGAGTTTCCCACCCTCAGCCTCTTTCTGATGACCGGAAGAGAGTCCCTCTCCGAGGAACTGGCGCGGCAGGCGGGTATCACGTTGCTGCATCCCCCACTCGAGCCTGACATCGAGCAGCCCTTTTGGGTGCTCTACGACAAGAAGCTCAAGTACTTGAAGATTCCCTGA
- a CDS encoding AAA family ATPase: MAKAPTLTYHKEFNPKRVERPVEPQAEAGDQRRAVTYVYSEEIILRVNIALATQRPLLVRGPSGTGKSSLARSVAQVLSWRYYETVITSRTQARDLLWQVDLLSRLHDAQSSRRRFDADYGPYVIPGPLWWAFDRTSARAQRVRSAAHRTGSEFDPNLGSGHERAVVLLDEIDKADPDTPNNLLVPLGSLQFQVEETGQIVKTTAERAPLIVITTNDERELPLAFLRRCIALELDYPTREGLVEIGSAQFPEVGEELLADVAQAMLPKDGGPSTSAAEYIDALRACFHLDLYPGTPAFNQLLSATVWKHGRKEPGR; the protein is encoded by the coding sequence ATGGCCAAAGCCCCCACGCTCACGTATCACAAGGAATTCAATCCCAAGCGCGTCGAGCGCCCCGTGGAACCCCAGGCGGAGGCAGGCGACCAGCGTCGTGCCGTCACCTACGTGTATTCGGAGGAGATCATCCTCCGCGTGAACATCGCCCTGGCCACACAGCGGCCCCTGCTGGTCCGTGGCCCCTCGGGCACGGGCAAGAGCTCCCTGGCCCGGAGCGTGGCCCAGGTCCTGAGCTGGCGTTACTACGAGACCGTCATCACCTCCCGCACCCAGGCGCGTGACCTGCTCTGGCAGGTGGACCTCCTGAGCCGCCTCCACGATGCCCAGTCCTCCAGACGCAGGTTCGACGCGGACTATGGCCCCTACGTGATTCCGGGTCCCCTGTGGTGGGCCTTCGATCGGACCAGCGCCCGCGCCCAGCGTGTCCGCAGCGCCGCCCACCGCACGGGGAGCGAGTTCGATCCCAACCTCGGAAGCGGCCACGAACGAGCCGTCGTCCTCCTCGATGAAATTGACAAGGCTGACCCCGATACGCCCAACAACCTCCTCGTGCCCTTGGGCTCGCTCCAGTTCCAGGTCGAGGAGACCGGGCAGATCGTGAAGACGACCGCCGAGCGAGCCCCCCTCATCGTCATCACCACCAATGACGAGCGCGAGCTGCCGCTTGCCTTCCTCCGGCGCTGCATCGCGCTCGAGCTCGACTATCCGACCCGCGAAGGGCTGGTGGAGATCGGCAGCGCCCAATTTCCCGAGGTCGGTGAGGAACTGCTGGCTGATGTGGCCCAGGCGATGCTCCCCAAGGACGGCGGACCTTCCACCAGCGCCGCCGAGTACATCGATGCGCTCCGGGCCTGCTTCCATCTGGATCTGTACCCCGGAACTCCCGCCTTCAACCAATTGCTCTCTGCCACAGTCTGGAAGCATGGGCGCAAGGAGCCGGGCAGATGA
- a CDS encoding TauD/TfdA family dioxygenase codes for MDLRVLSDVSQRALPGAPPCLLALGPEREGVDLVEWGRAHGEALRHLLAQRPAMLFRGFRVPGVEAFERFAECIQPSLSEYQERSTPRTEVSGKVYTSTEYPANETIPQHNEMSYASAWPMKLFFHCVQPSLEGGATPIADSRAVLECLSPEVRERFTRNRVMYVRNYGTGVDLPWQKVFQTEDRAQVDAYCERVGMQVEWLGGNRLRTRSVRPAVMKHPLTGEDVWFNQAHLFHVSNLGPKVSAAMRMVFKEEDLPRNSLYGDGTPISDADLEEVREAFLKTTFAFPWQAGDVMLLDNMLVTHGRTPFAGARRVVVAMGEMRSERDR; via the coding sequence TTGGATCTGCGAGTTCTTTCGGACGTGTCGCAGCGTGCGCTGCCAGGGGCACCGCCGTGTCTGCTGGCGCTCGGCCCCGAGCGGGAAGGCGTGGACCTGGTCGAGTGGGGACGTGCTCACGGCGAGGCGCTGAGGCACCTGCTCGCACAGCGGCCGGCCATGCTCTTCCGTGGCTTTCGCGTGCCGGGCGTGGAGGCGTTCGAGCGCTTCGCGGAATGTATCCAGCCGTCCCTGTCCGAGTATCAGGAACGTTCCACGCCGCGGACGGAAGTCAGCGGCAAGGTGTACACATCCACCGAGTACCCCGCGAACGAGACGATTCCGCAACACAATGAAATGTCGTACGCGTCGGCCTGGCCGATGAAGTTGTTCTTTCACTGCGTACAACCTTCTCTGGAGGGTGGCGCCACACCCATCGCAGACAGCCGGGCCGTCCTCGAATGTCTCTCACCCGAAGTGCGTGAGCGCTTCACCCGGAACCGGGTGATGTATGTGAGAAATTACGGCACGGGCGTTGACCTCCCCTGGCAGAAAGTCTTTCAGACCGAGGACCGGGCCCAGGTGGACGCGTACTGTGAGCGTGTGGGGATGCAGGTGGAGTGGTTGGGCGGAAATCGCTTGCGGACCCGCTCCGTGCGCCCGGCGGTCATGAAGCACCCCCTCACCGGAGAGGATGTCTGGTTCAACCAGGCGCATCTTTTCCACGTATCCAATCTGGGGCCGAAGGTGAGCGCGGCGATGCGGATGGTCTTCAAGGAGGAGGACCTGCCGCGCAACAGCCTGTACGGGGACGGCACGCCCATCAGCGACGCGGACCTGGAGGAGGTGCGCGAGGCGTTCCTGAAGACGACGTTCGCCTTCCCCTGGCAGGCGGGGGACGTGATGCTGCTGGACAACATGCTCGTGACCCACGGCCGGACGCCCTTCGCGGGGGCGCGTCGGGTGGTGGTGGCGATGGGCGAGATGCGCTCCGAGCGCGACCGCTGA
- a CDS encoding NB-ARC domain-containing protein translates to MATLAAARMLVEDVERDQPQAVELASLASFAVRVDPPLLRRLRLELLPGNSPALEADVWHGGLVTFRGPEGFVFAPGVGAVLRERLASDASRYERAWSITREVHAPWLSPALLLEEELNYHQLSQKPGAYDEARELLRKAVAWVVREKSPGMAYWAAGAAIRLPSALMDMEEGRMLAAAAPARLPGSLRLPSPPSGSVPEWMPWVAPEGLERIRLGVKMSPLSLTLDPRNESHEDFIELPRTNPLVVEVAEADADDEFDEPRRIFISYGLAERGVQRWNHRIRDALRRTPHQVFPEDEVPQPGTSWRETLEKELAGCDAAILLFFAPTRYSGFQEEFLLERQRKDPEGFTLIVVNIRPENDSELLPPVVLPGGFVPLFMFEASAGQEQQVIRRILEALKRSRGAPRFGRRFDFSPPGTARIAHSGQALRLRTLVGDEYIIEPARLDPRHVPPPEPGPIAHPQAFKTLLEEFDRSPVIAITGPAGVGKTQLIRQALSQAGYVFRYGSYSLVARGSGMPPSAQSIAWNLVRAIAPEQARSREDALRLYRYLTSERRMALVLEDVDSLGWSNDAQAVAEINALHPARGSGSVLLLTSRKRIERVDARWIELGGMESGLAVGMLMRLVPQASEHAAAIVEACRYLAIPMYEVGKAIAQLPSDISIERYVLLLRQARMLAVFPESFNLGAAETVLVGEEPSSESELPMAQEMLQAGLLRSAGLGRYVLWPPIRAVAEAEPGEPESYEAAWRHAGHYLRLLESLHGRYMQGGPARAEAIAAFDADSANIVVTIEWLLVRLPGLSEEDEFQRMLSSLMAAAPRLLRLRRPPRERERWFNYASQLQDDPLVLLESAIAEAELGQQTQALDTCDRARDLVAFPPEDAASKDIVVKLARFQLEAGNLEACRSTLKELPPLGLPSSDHGAEWHYVTALLYSEEGRGTEADWEMRIARALAVSEGDIRLEGDVQRGLADLAMARNELGRAAALHEEALEFARAWRDDRGAALASWGLGLVRVRQGLRERAGEFLQGLVDHYRFIEHAQAEQVARQREVLLLPPRRTGESPSRDQKPVVVEDILRVSTPRIALYVRDRLKCDEEIAHDAAVDAVVSYLNNPDRYDPSKYDLDEYLSQAALHQARDRSRAAFAKSRREQQFASELELSLRDPREQMEQSVEANNALKKLVARGYLKDEKDMAALAMLLQGERSTERLAKALGLDALKQEQMRREVKRQRDRLMKILERFGRQS, encoded by the coding sequence ATGGCCACGCTCGCCGCAGCCCGCATGCTCGTGGAGGACGTCGAGCGGGATCAACCCCAGGCCGTTGAACTCGCCAGTCTGGCGTCGTTCGCCGTGCGCGTCGATCCGCCCCTCCTGCGGCGGCTGCGCCTGGAGTTGCTCCCTGGGAACTCGCCCGCGCTCGAGGCCGACGTGTGGCATGGAGGCCTCGTCACCTTCCGGGGACCCGAGGGGTTCGTCTTCGCCCCGGGGGTTGGGGCGGTGCTGCGTGAGAGGCTCGCGTCGGACGCTTCGCGGTACGAGCGGGCGTGGAGCATAACCCGGGAGGTTCACGCGCCTTGGCTCTCGCCCGCGCTGCTGTTGGAGGAGGAGCTCAACTACCATCAGCTCAGCCAGAAACCGGGAGCGTATGACGAGGCTCGGGAGTTGCTGCGCAAGGCGGTGGCCTGGGTCGTCAGGGAGAAATCTCCGGGCATGGCCTACTGGGCCGCGGGAGCCGCGATCCGGCTTCCTTCCGCGCTGATGGACATGGAGGAGGGGCGAATGTTAGCCGCGGCTGCCCCGGCCCGTCTCCCGGGAAGCCTGCGCCTGCCTTCGCCTCCGTCCGGTTCGGTCCCGGAGTGGATGCCCTGGGTTGCTCCCGAGGGATTGGAGCGCATCCGGCTGGGCGTGAAGATGTCCCCTCTCTCCCTGACACTCGATCCGCGCAACGAGTCCCATGAGGACTTCATCGAGCTACCGAGGACGAATCCGCTCGTGGTGGAGGTGGCAGAGGCCGACGCGGATGACGAGTTCGATGAGCCGAGGCGTATTTTCATTAGCTACGGGTTGGCTGAGCGCGGGGTTCAGCGCTGGAATCACCGTATCCGGGATGCTTTACGGCGAACCCCGCATCAAGTGTTCCCCGAAGACGAAGTTCCGCAACCGGGTACTTCCTGGCGAGAAACATTGGAGAAGGAACTCGCCGGGTGTGACGCCGCCATCCTGTTGTTCTTCGCGCCCACTCGCTATTCGGGTTTCCAAGAGGAGTTCCTCCTCGAGAGGCAGAGGAAGGATCCTGAAGGTTTCACCCTCATCGTGGTGAACATCCGTCCGGAGAATGATTCCGAGTTGCTGCCCCCCGTTGTGCTTCCCGGTGGGTTCGTCCCGTTGTTCATGTTCGAGGCGAGCGCCGGACAAGAGCAGCAGGTCATCCGACGGATCCTCGAAGCATTGAAGCGCTCGCGCGGGGCGCCGAGATTTGGGCGCAGATTCGATTTCTCTCCGCCTGGCACCGCGCGAATCGCCCATTCGGGCCAGGCATTGCGGCTTCGCACCCTGGTTGGCGACGAATACATCATCGAGCCCGCCAGGCTGGACCCGCGCCATGTACCCCCGCCCGAGCCAGGGCCCATCGCCCATCCGCAGGCATTCAAAACCTTGCTGGAGGAATTTGATCGCTCCCCCGTCATCGCCATCACAGGCCCGGCGGGCGTTGGAAAGACCCAGCTCATCCGGCAGGCCCTCTCGCAAGCGGGTTATGTCTTCCGGTACGGCAGTTACTCCCTCGTCGCACGGGGGTCGGGGATGCCCCCGTCCGCTCAGTCCATTGCCTGGAATCTGGTGCGGGCCATTGCTCCGGAGCAGGCTCGGTCGCGTGAGGATGCACTCCGGCTCTATCGCTACCTGACGTCGGAGCGTCGGATGGCGCTGGTGTTGGAGGATGTCGACTCGTTGGGGTGGAGCAATGATGCGCAGGCCGTGGCGGAGATCAACGCCCTGCACCCGGCTCGTGGCTCGGGTTCCGTCCTGCTGTTGACGTCGCGCAAGCGTATCGAGAGGGTGGATGCTCGATGGATTGAGCTTGGGGGGATGGAGTCCGGGCTGGCCGTGGGCATGTTGATGAGGCTGGTCCCACAGGCCAGCGAGCATGCCGCCGCGATCGTGGAGGCCTGTCGCTACCTCGCGATCCCCATGTATGAGGTGGGCAAGGCAATAGCCCAGCTCCCGTCCGACATTTCCATCGAGCGGTATGTCCTGCTCTTGCGCCAGGCGCGCATGCTCGCCGTGTTTCCGGAATCCTTCAACCTCGGCGCCGCCGAAACGGTGCTCGTGGGTGAGGAGCCGAGCTCCGAAAGCGAACTTCCAATGGCGCAAGAGATGCTCCAGGCCGGGCTATTGCGATCGGCTGGTCTCGGGCGCTACGTCTTGTGGCCGCCCATACGGGCGGTGGCCGAGGCCGAACCGGGTGAACCCGAGTCCTATGAGGCTGCCTGGCGCCATGCTGGCCATTACCTGCGCCTGCTCGAGAGCCTTCATGGGCGGTACATGCAGGGAGGGCCTGCTCGCGCCGAGGCCATTGCCGCCTTCGATGCGGACTCGGCGAACATCGTCGTGACCATCGAGTGGCTCCTCGTCCGCCTGCCAGGACTGAGCGAGGAGGACGAGTTCCAACGGATGCTGTCCTCCTTGATGGCTGCGGCCCCCAGGTTGTTGCGGCTACGCCGGCCACCACGAGAGCGGGAACGCTGGTTCAACTACGCGAGCCAATTGCAGGACGACCCACTCGTCTTGCTCGAGTCGGCCATCGCCGAGGCGGAGCTCGGTCAACAGACGCAGGCATTGGATACCTGTGACCGTGCACGGGATCTCGTTGCCTTTCCCCCGGAGGATGCGGCGAGTAAGGACATCGTCGTCAAGTTGGCCCGGTTCCAACTGGAGGCGGGCAATCTGGAAGCGTGCCGGTCGACGTTGAAAGAGCTTCCACCCCTGGGACTCCCTTCCAGTGATCATGGAGCAGAGTGGCATTATGTGACCGCGCTCCTCTATTCAGAGGAGGGAAGAGGGACTGAGGCCGATTGGGAGATGCGGATTGCTCGCGCATTGGCTGTGAGCGAGGGCGACATTCGTCTCGAAGGGGACGTCCAGCGAGGCCTGGCGGATCTCGCGATGGCGCGGAATGAGCTGGGCCGGGCCGCGGCACTGCATGAAGAAGCTCTTGAGTTTGCCCGTGCCTGGCGCGATGACCGAGGTGCGGCGCTGGCTTCCTGGGGACTCGGCCTGGTACGGGTCCGTCAGGGCCTCCGTGAGCGTGCCGGAGAATTCCTCCAGGGACTCGTCGACCATTACCGGTTCATCGAACATGCGCAGGCGGAGCAAGTAGCACGTCAGAGGGAGGTGCTACTCCTGCCCCCCAGGAGGACAGGAGAGTCGCCGTCTCGCGACCAGAAGCCCGTGGTGGTTGAGGACATCCTGCGGGTTTCTACGCCTCGCATCGCGCTTTACGTGAGAGACCGCCTGAAGTGCGACGAGGAGATAGCCCATGACGCCGCCGTCGACGCGGTGGTCAGCTATCTGAACAACCCCGACCGTTACGACCCATCCAAGTACGACCTGGATGAATACCTCAGCCAGGCTGCATTGCATCAGGCACGAGATCGGAGCAGAGCCGCATTCGCGAAATCCCGGCGCGAGCAACAATTTGCCAGCGAACTCGAACTTTCGTTGAGGGATCCAAGAGAGCAGATGGAGCAATCCGTAGAGGCCAACAACGCCTTGAAGAAGCTGGTCGCGCGTGGGTACTTGAAGGACGAGAAGGACATGGCCGCTCTCGCGATGTTGCTGCAGGGCGAACGCTCCACCGAACGGTTGGCGAAAGCGCTGGGGCTCGACGCTTTGAAGCAGGAGCAGATGCGGCGGGAAGTAAAGCGGCAACGAGACCGGCTCATGAAAATCCTGGAACGGTTCGGAAGGCAGTCCTGA